Proteins found in one Maridesulfovibrio sp. genomic segment:
- a CDS encoding GNAT family N-acyltransferase produces the protein MVSETCSDLFCLKSPFEDPVRGALFSLVEKPLSHLLCLPRLNSLYSRVHDEAHWVEKDHDDFIGKALNLLGVNVSLDQRELKSIPKSGPSVVVANHPFGVVEGLILMQMLKMVRPDVKIMANFMLGLIPEMKEHLISVDPFGRKKSHLGNISGLKEAVKWVRSGGMLAVFPAGEVASLNIKGAKVEDPVWSPTVGGIIKRTGASATPVFFHGRNSFLFQAAGMIHPGLRTALLPRENLKKKTGLVEFAVGNTVSGERLASLESKRDIVEYLRFRTYCLRSRFNKRRGALPALKKKEQPIGERAARHRIVTELTMLGPQSVLVENNEFSVHEVHAADCPFILHEIGRLREKTFRQVGEGTGRSVDVDSFDNTFIHLVLWHKEKKEIAGAYRIARADEQLKRFGLKGIYSHSFFRFDPQFFDKVSPALELGRSFIRPSFQKNYYSLMMLWKGIASYLARNPQYRYLFGCVSISNDYATISREFMADSLMTYSGRADLAKLISPARPLKFKKLKSWKKTLPGVSFTDHSDLEKVVQDIEGGGGIPVLLRHYLKIGGRLVGFNIDPEFNNVLDGLIVVDLLETSKRSLFKFMGKEQGREFLEYHRKHAVDADPSSITSRAS, from the coding sequence ATGGTCAGTGAAACATGTTCTGATTTGTTCTGTTTAAAATCTCCGTTTGAAGATCCTGTCAGAGGGGCTTTGTTTTCTCTGGTGGAAAAGCCTTTGTCTCATCTTTTGTGTCTGCCCCGGCTTAATTCTTTGTATAGCCGGGTGCACGACGAGGCGCATTGGGTTGAAAAAGATCATGATGATTTTATTGGCAAGGCTCTGAATTTACTTGGTGTTAATGTCTCGCTGGATCAGCGGGAATTGAAGAGCATACCGAAAAGCGGACCTTCAGTAGTGGTTGCCAATCATCCTTTCGGCGTAGTGGAAGGGCTGATTCTGATGCAGATGCTTAAAATGGTGCGGCCGGATGTCAAAATTATGGCAAATTTTATGCTCGGTCTGATTCCGGAAATGAAAGAACACCTGATCTCCGTTGATCCTTTCGGTCGTAAAAAATCACATCTTGGCAATATTTCGGGATTGAAGGAGGCCGTCAAATGGGTCCGTTCCGGGGGCATGTTAGCTGTATTTCCCGCCGGGGAAGTCGCCAGCCTTAATATAAAGGGGGCCAAGGTTGAAGACCCGGTCTGGAGTCCCACCGTCGGTGGTATCATCAAACGTACCGGTGCCAGTGCTACCCCGGTTTTTTTTCATGGCCGCAATAGTTTTCTTTTTCAGGCTGCGGGTATGATTCATCCCGGATTGCGCACCGCCTTGCTGCCTCGTGAGAATCTGAAGAAAAAAACAGGACTCGTGGAATTTGCCGTGGGTAACACAGTCAGCGGTGAGCGGTTGGCTTCTCTTGAAAGCAAGAGGGATATTGTGGAGTATTTGCGTTTTCGCACTTACTGCCTGCGGTCACGGTTCAATAAGCGAAGAGGAGCTTTGCCCGCTTTAAAGAAAAAGGAACAACCAATAGGAGAACGGGCTGCCCGGCACAGGATCGTGACGGAACTGACGATGCTCGGTCCGCAATCCGTTCTGGTAGAGAACAATGAATTTTCCGTACACGAGGTCCATGCCGCTGATTGCCCTTTTATCCTTCATGAAATAGGGCGCTTGCGTGAAAAAACTTTCCGTCAGGTAGGTGAGGGGACCGGGCGGTCAGTGGATGTGGACAGTTTTGATAATACTTTTATCCATCTGGTGCTCTGGCATAAGGAAAAAAAAGAGATCGCCGGAGCATACCGAATAGCCCGTGCCGATGAACAATTGAAGCGGTTCGGCCTGAAAGGGATCTACAGCCATTCCTTTTTTCGTTTTGATCCTCAATTTTTTGATAAGGTCAGTCCGGCTCTTGAGTTGGGCAGGTCTTTTATCCGGCCAAGTTTCCAGAAAAACTATTATTCATTGATGATGCTCTGGAAAGGTATCGCCTCGTATCTGGCCCGCAATCCGCAGTACAGATATCTATTTGGGTGCGTAAGTATATCAAATGATTATGCGACTATCTCGCGAGAATTTATGGCTGATTCCCTCATGACATACAGTGGCCGGGCGGACCTTGCGAAATTGATATCGCCGGCTCGTCCGTTGAAATTCAAAAAGCTGAAGTCCTGGAAGAAAACCTTGCCCGGCGTCTCTTTCACCGATCATTCTGATCTGGAGAAGGTGGTACAGGATATTGAAGGCGGCGGAGGTATTCCGGTCCTGCTGCGTCATTATCTGAAGATCGGCGGTAGGCTGGTCGGGTTTAACATTGACCCGGAATTCAATAATGTCCTTGACGGGTTAATAGTTGTTGATCTGCTGGAAACTTCCAAGCGCAGCCTGTTCAAGTTTATGGGTAAAGAGCAAGGCAGGGAGTTTCTTGAGTATCATCGTAAACATGCGGTGGATGCTGACCCCTCATCCATCACTTCGCGTGCTTCTTAG